The segment ttgagaaaatggtgagtgGAAATAATGGATTGAAGTGATAATATGTAATAGTAAATATTTAAGAGTTAATGATAAATTTATAAGCAAATTTTACTGTTAAAAAGGTTAAATCAATAGTTTAGGATCATTTTAACTGCAAactttaaatgattttaaataattttaaccttaaatttaaaaaagtaaaaagtgtggtaaaattaattgaaatattacaTGTGGAATGAAGTTAAGTTACAACACAATGAAGATGCTAACGTGGCGACTTGTAATTGGTCAGATTGTCGGACATGGTCCGATTCACatctcatttctctctctttcagaGTGTATTATATTTACCAAATTaccctttttaaaattagataattcCCTACAATTTCTCCTAATTTTCTCTATTAAGGATTCCTTATCCAGCCTCGGTCTTCTACCGAAAACTCCATAATCCTTCACCTGTCTTTAATTCTAGGGTTCCGGCCGAAGATNTTGAGTTGTTGATGGCTACTGCGACTGAAGAAGAGGTTGATTATGAGAGTGATCCGGAAGAAGCGAAGCGGTCACTGGCGATGCGGAGGCGGGAGGCGAGTGATGATGAGGAGGGTGAAGGAGAAGGGAGGCGGACGATCCGGAGGATGGGGATTCATTCGGATGATTCGGATGGTCAGGGTGGAGCTGCGGAATACGACGATGAGGACGAATTGGGTGAAGATGTAGATGGAGATGAGGTTGGTGAAGGAGTTGAGGACGTCGATGAAGCGGAGGAAGTTGACGAAGAGGAGGATGAAGAGAGGTATGGGAATAGGAAGTTGGCCGGTCATGGCGAAACGGACGCCGCTTCCGGCAATACAGTGAAGGAACTGGACGATGACGGAAGACCATTAGCAGAAGGACCAACTGATTTGCACGAGGAGAATCTAGAAGGGGAATTTGATGAGGAGAAGAAGGTGAATGAGCCCTTCGCTGTCCCCACTGCCGGGGCTTTCTATATGCATGATGATCGGTTTAGGGACAATGCAGGTGGTCGACACAGGTATAgcttttgttctcttttctcatttggagaaaaatcagtctagttttgatttttagtaGGTTAAGCCACCACTTATCTAtgcatatattttaattgttttNNNNNNNNNNNNNNNNNNNNNNNNNNNNNNNNNNNNNNNNNNNNNNNNNNNNNNNNNNNNNNNNNNNNNNNNNNNNNNNNNNNNNNNNNNNNNNNNNNNNNNNNNNNNNNNNNNNNNNNNNNNNNNNNNNNNNNNNNNNNNNNNNNNNNNNNNNNNNNNNNNNNNNNNNNNNNNNNNNNNNNNNNNNNNNNNNNNNNNNNNNNNNNNNNNNNNNNNNNNNNNNNNNNNNNNNNNNNNNNNNNNNNNNNNNNNNNNNNNNNNNNNNNNNNNNNNNNNNNNNNNNNNNNNNNNNNNNNNNNNNNNNNNNNNNNNNNNNNNNNNNNNNNNNNNNNNNNNNNNNNNNNNNNNNNNNNNNNNNNNNNNNNNNNNNNNNNNNNNNNNNNNNNNNNNNNNNNNNNNNNNNNNNNNNNNNNNNNNNNNNNNNNNNNNNNNNNNNNNNNNNNNNNNNNNNNNNNNNNNNNNNNNNNNNNNNNNNNNNNNNNNNNNNNNNNNNNNNNNNNNNNNNNNNNNNNNNNNNNNNNNNNNNNNNNNNNNNNNNNNNNNNNNNNNNNNNNNNNNNNNNNNNNNNNNNNNNNNNNNNNNNNNNNNNNNNNNNNNNNNNNNNNNNNNNNNNNNNNNNNNNNNNNNNNNNNNNNNNNNNNNNNNNNNNNNNNNNNNNNNNNNNNNNNNNNNNNNNNNNNNNNNNNNNNNNNNNNNNNNNNNNNNNNNNNNNNNNNNNNNNNNNNNNNNNNNNNNNNNNNNNNNNNNNNNNNNNNNNNNNNNNNNNNNNNNNNNNNNNNNNNNNNNNNNNNNNNNNNNNNNNNNNNNNNNNNNNNNNNNNNNNNNNNNNNNNNNNNNNNNNNNNNNNNNNNNNNNNNNNNNNNNNNNNNNNNNNNNNNNNNNNNNNNNNNNNNNNNNNNNNNNNNNNNNNNNNNNNNNNNNNNNNNNNNNNNNNNNNNNNNNNNNNNNNNNNNNNNcccccccccccccccgtACAACCTTCCTACTTCAAGCTCTTAGCCTACTTATTGGTATGACCTATTTCTAACTGTAGGAGAACCCATGGTGGAAGGAGGTTGTGGGAGTCCAAGGATGACATGAAATGGGGGCATGACAAGTTTGAAGAAATGACTTTGCAAGAAAGACATCGTGATGAggtatttatttgttttttgatATGCACTAATATGTACTTAAGTATCTCTCTTAAATGTGTTCTTTTCTCTTTACCATATTAGAGAAAAACGTCCAAGGGTCATTCACGAGGTCGAGGTAAAAGTCGAGGCATGGATCATGGTTATGCTCGCGGGAACCCATCTCGAacatacaataaaaataacactCAAAACAATGCTCCTAAAGTTGTGAGAGGAAGAGGACCCAGACGGTATGAACCAACTATAAACAACAATACCCGTTCCTCTCCTTCACAAGAAAAACAGTGAGTAACCAATgattataaatgaattttaatttcttttactcgTTAGAATTTTTGTACAGCTCATGGACACGTACTCATCTAGTATATGTCCATTTTTGCATATGACCTCAGATCTGTGAAGCCTCCTGAGAAAGTgtcacataataataatacaggGAGATCTCTTGCACCCTCTCCACACGTAGAAGGTGAGACAGTCTCTGCTAGGAAACATGCCTTTGCATCAAGCCTGAATTCTGCTTCTCCGCCTTTCTACCCTTCAGGGACGTCTAGTAAAAACATCCCTAAAGTGGAAAAAAGAGAAGTACAAGCTGGATTTCCTGAAAAGAATATGTATGATGATAGTCGCTCCATGCCACAATCAAGTGTAATGGTGGAAGGAAAGCATGTAGTTGATGCTGTTGCCATGGATAGGCTTTACTTAAATGATTCAACTAATCCGTCTTTAGGAAATCCTTTGTCTAAGCCATCTTCTGGTTCTTCAGTGATCAATAATGCTCAACTTCCCCAATCTAGACCTCAGGGAAGGGGTGCAGTCATAGGATCGACCAGCTACCCTCCTGCATCACTCCATAGCCAAGTTAATAAGGTCTCTTTACCGACACAATCACATGGTGTAGCACGAACTACTGGTCAAACTCGGGTTCAACCTGCTGTTCAGGTTCCTGTCCAGCAGTCGGGTCAGCGACCTGGTAGTGGATCTCAATCTTCATCTCCACCAAAAACGTCTACGTCAGTTAACTCACTTGAATCTGGAGATGCAGATTCTTCTTCAGAATCAAGCAAATCGAAAACTTCtttggttggaaagggaaagggtGTGACTCAGGGTATTGGTGCAGGTTCCTTTATCTATGGTGGGGCTCAGATTATGGGAACCTCTGGGAGTATGAATATTACTCACGGAGACCAGAACTTTCCTCATACTCCAGCATTTTTGCCAGGTAAAGTTTACATATCACAGCTGTTATCATTATGGGAAATGCAGAATGATAAAAGGCATGTGTTTACAGCTTGCTTGTGGATAGGCCTTGTAATTACAATCAGTTTTGAGATTATTAcacttcttttaaaataaattttcactTAGTTTGATATGTTCCCATGTATAATTGAGTTTATGAAGCATACGTTTTGCtttgatataattttgtagatgaacaaagaattttgttaatatagataatgttttctttctttttccctttatttttcctttcaaaatttctcgttttctcaatttctctATTGTGTATGCTATTAATCTTTTATCATTGAACGCATGTAAAGTGATGCAATTTGGAGGTCAGCATCCTGGTGGTATTGGAGTTCCTGCCGTTGGTATGGCATTTCCAGGATATGTTGCCCAGTCCCAACTTGGCATGGGGAATTCAGAAATGACATGGTATGGATTCTCTTTCTAGTTGTCATTTTCTTGAGGATGTTATATTACATGTCATAAATATGTTGTGCTCTGGGTTATTCTTGATCGGAATCCCTTAGACTCCCTTTTGTGGGCTTAGTTTTTTTTGGATGCATTtgtattctttccttttcttttttcttttttttttttccctcaNTCTGTGTGTGTTCCTGTTGATCTTGCAACATTTTAGCAAACAATGAACTGGGATTTTTTTAACACTGATATGAGATGTATTAGCTACTACAGCAACCAAATGTTGTTTGAAAGCCATTGTATCTAATGATTTGTGATGTCTTGGTTTTGATTACTCCATTTTTCATTGTCTGGTTGGCATTGCCTAATTGGTTTTATGTGACTTGAATGAGCTGAGACAACAGATTAAGAAGTCTCTTTACCAGGCTTCATGCGGTTTCTCTTTATCTTCcatatttgtttgaaaaaatcCATTTTACCACCCTATTGCCTTTTGGTGGTTCTCATTTTAAGGAGCTACATATTCTTCAGGTTACCAGTTTTGGCCGGAGCAGCTGGGGCTCTGGGAGCTACATATTGTTCGCCTTATATTGCTGTTGATGGTGCTTATCATGCTCGACCCTCAGGACAGACATCATCTGTGGGAACGTTGAGGTTAGTATGTTGTTACTGGTTCGATAATTCTCGATACTGAAGTTGTCTGGTGTCATCATTTATTTGTGTCAATACTTTTTTGAGGCGTGTTTTAGTTCAGATTCAGATTTTAGATTGCCATACTTCGGCACTCTCGCTGTGTTGTGGGAAACCTAAANTTGTCTGGTGTCATCATTTATTTGTGTCAATACTTTTTTGAGGTGTGTTAAGTATTTACTATCAATATTCTCTTTGTTTAGAATTATGTTGGGGATACAGAGTTGGTACCCTTTTAAAATACTGGAGGGTTTCATTAGTACttctttacttattttattgatCCACTTGGGCATACGTTCTTCCGTTAATCACTACATCTTGATTATTTCTACTCTCTGCagcaaagaaaacaatacaaaCAAATCCAGTAACGATTCAAAGCCTTCACAGAATGGTAAGATTGTCCTCTTCATACTACAATATTATTGATTGTGTATGTTTATCAGATGGCCCAAACATAGTTTTGGCAGAACTGATCTTTCCTCCTTTGCAGAACATGAAAGTGATGATGTTGGACAGCGCCAAAATAAGCCACGCAGGTAAGTCCAGATATTCTTTAAGTCCACACTTCCCAATAGGAgagaagattcaaaatcttaaTGAGTTTACCTctgcctttctttttctcgtttCAGATATTCAGAGATGAACTTTGGTCAATGAAGTAAGCAAGCATATGTGATGGAGCCTATTTCAATAAGCAAAGGTTTGGCACTGAACTGATTGATGAACCAAACTTTTACATGTTGCTCATATGCATCAATCAAGTCTCTAACTGTtgatatttgatataatttacaGGCCTTCTTCTATGCCCTTTGTGATCTCTAGTTCTATTCTGGAGCACTTTGGGCTGCTATAGGTTCCAATAAGTATTAGGTAAAGCAACTATTAGGACTTTATT is part of the Cucurbita pepo subsp. pepo cultivar mu-cu-16 chromosome LG12, ASM280686v2, whole genome shotgun sequence genome and harbors:
- the LOC111806782 gene encoding protein MLN51 homolog — translated: MATATEEEVDYESDPEEAKRSLAMRRREASDDEEGEGEGRRTIRRMGIHSDDSDGQGGAAEYDDEDELGEDVDGDEVGEGVEDVDEAEEVDEEEDEERYGNRKLAGHGETDAASGNTVKELDDDGRPLAEGPTDLHEENLEGEFDEEKKVNEPFAVPTAGAFYMHDDRFRDNAGGRHRRTHGGRRLWESKDDMKWGHDKFEEMTLQERHRDERKTSKGHSRGRGKSRGMDHGYARGNPSRTYNKNNTQNNAPKVVRGRGPRRYEPTINNNTRSSPSQEKQSVKPPEKVSHNNNTGRSLAPSPHVEGETVSARKHAFASSLNSASPPFYPSGTSSKNIPKVEKREVQAGFPEKNMYDDSRSMPQSSVMVEGKHVVDAVAMDRLYLNDSTNPSLGNPLSKPSSGSSVINNAQLPQSRPQGRGAVIGSTSYPPASLHSQVNKVSLPTQSHGVARTTGQTRVQPAVQVPVQQSGQRPGSGSQSSSPPKTSTSVNSLESGDADSSSESSKSKTSLVGKGKGVTQGIGAGSFIYGGAQIMGTSGSMNITHGDQNFPHTPAFLPVMQFGGQHPGGIGVPAVGMAFPGYVAQSQLGMGNSEMTWLPVLAGAAGALGATYCSPYIAVDGAYHARPSGQTSSVGTLSKENNTNKSSNDSKPSQNEHESDDVGQRQNKPRRYSEMNFGQ